A part of Antechinus flavipes isolate AdamAnt ecotype Samford, QLD, Australia chromosome 6, AdamAnt_v2, whole genome shotgun sequence genomic DNA contains:
- the LOC127540599 gene encoding olfactory receptor 10AG1-like, with amino-acid sequence MAEENLTYVKEFILLGFSDLPNLQGFLFGIFFVIYISILIGNGLLIVITKTDPALHTPMYFFLGNFSFLEICYTSVTMPRMLADLWTQKRTISLLACAVQTCFLYIFGVAECFLLTVMAYDRYVAITKPLYYTLIMNHKVCVQLVVTSWLTGVPVLIAQTYRIFSLNFCGPNKINHIFCDAPPLFPLACTDTYKIEVSVHVVALLFVTIPFVLILASYIKIITTIMKLPSTSGRSKAFSTCSSHLMVVCFFYGSGSIVYLQPKSSQSSRSSKMLALFYTTVTPMFNPLIYSLRNKDVIAALRKLLPK; translated from the coding sequence ATGGCAGAGGAAAATCTCACATACGTGAAGGAATTCATTCTTCTGGGATTTTCTGACCTTCCCAATCTCCAAGGGTTTCTATTTGGGATATTTTTTGTCATCTACATAAGTATACTGATAGGAAATGGCCTCCTCATTGTTATAACCAAGACTGATCCAGCTCTCCATACCCCAATGTATTTTTTCCTGGGGAACTTTTCCTTTCTGGAAATCTGTTACACATCAGTCACTATGCCCAGAATGTTGGCAGATCTCTGGACCCAGAAGAGAACTATTTCATTACTGGCCTGTGCTGTACAAACttgtttcctttatatttttggaGTGGCAGAGTGCTTTCTCCTGACTGTGATGGCTTATGACCGGTATGTGGCAATCACTAAGCCTCTCTATTATACTCTCATTATGAATCACAAAGTATGTGTCCAACTGGTTGTGACTTCCTGGCTGACTGGGGTCCCAGTCCTGATTGCTCAGACATACCGGATATTCTCTCTCAACTTCTGTGGCCCTAATAAAATCAATCACATTTTCTGTGATGCCCCACCCTTATTCCCATTGGCGTGTACAGACACATATAAGATAGAAGTCTCTGTCCATGTTGTGGCTCTACTCTTTGTTACAATTCCCTTTGTTTTGATACTTGCTTCCTATATCAAAATCATTACTACAATAATGAAATTGCCCTCTACCTCAGGGAGATCCAAAGCCTTCTCCACTTGTTCTTCTCACCTAATGGTTGTGTGCTTTTTTTATGGGTCTGGAAGTATTGTGTATTTGCAGCCAAAATCCAGTCAATCATCAAGATCCAGCAAAATGCTTGCTCTTTTCTACACCACTGTGACCCCAATGTTTAACCCCCTTATTTACAGTCTGAGAAATAAGGATGTCATTGCTGCATTGAGAAAACTACTTCCTAAGTGA